Proteins from a genomic interval of Echeneis naucrates chromosome 21, fEcheNa1.1, whole genome shotgun sequence:
- the LOC115062336 gene encoding dedicator of cytokinesis protein 9 isoform X1 — protein MSTPAHPETRKFTRGLGKPGTAAELRQSVSEVVRTSVLVVKPKVIEPLDYENVLVQRKTQILSDVLRDMLQFPMEDFEISILRRQGRTLYPTVPENAEREAQSLFVQECIKTYKSDWHVVNYKYEDYSGDFRQLPHKVSRPDKLAIHVFEVDEDADKDEDAASLGSQKGGITKHGWLYKGNMNSAISVTMRSFKRRYFHLTQLGDGSYNLNFYKDEKISKEPKGTIFLDSCMGVVQNNKVRRFAFELKMQDKSTYLLAADSEGEMEDWINTLNKILHSSFEIAMQEKRNGDIHDDDDLGKSDSSSGSMDSFQSTRDIESRMRNETRLKLFTLDPDTQKLDFSGIEPDVKQFEEKFGKRVLVNCNDLSFNLQSCVAENEEGPTTNVEPFYVTLSLFDIQNGRKISSDFHVDLNHPSVRGMVPNSSQYMNGGGDTHSEGQRLAHGVSEAAMQYPRQGVFSVTCPHPDIFLVARIEKVLQGGINHCAEPYMKSSDSTKVAQKVLKNAKLACSRLGQYRMPFAWAARPLFKDASGTLDKSARFSALYRQDSNKLSNDDMLKLLADFRKPEKMAKLPVILGNLDVTIDSVAPDLTNCVTSSYIPVKQFDVSEKTKIFFEVEEFVPCIAKCSQPFTIYNNHLYVYPKHLKYDSQKSFAKARNIAVCIEFRDSDDEEAVPLTCIYGRPGGPLFTKNAFAAVLHHQHNPEFYDEFKIELPTQLHEKHHLLFTFYHVSCDSNSKASTKKRDLVEMQVGYAWLPLLKDGRVIMSESQVPVAANLPTGYLGCQEGAGKHSGPEVKWVDGGKPLFKVSAHLVSTVYTQDQHLHNFFHHCQSITSAAQASGGELVKYLKSLHAMESHVMIKFLPTTLNQLFRVLTSATQEDVAVNVTRVMIHIVAQCHEEGLEHYLRSYVKFVFKTEPYTSSTTRTVHEELAKAMTAILKPSTDFLTCNKLLKYSWYFFEALVKSMAQYLIESCKVKLSRNQRFSASFHHTVETLVNMMMPHITQKYKDNLDAARNANHSLAVFIKRCFNLMDRGFVFKQINNYINCFMPGDPKTLFEFKFEFLRVVCNHEHYVPLNLPMPFGKGRILRFQVLLSSYDTVESNDTPVDLQLDYSLTDDFCKNHFLVGLLLREVNAALQEFREIRQISIQVLKNLMMKHTFDDRYMSKSQQARLATLYLPLFGLLQENVNRLNVKEVSPFPISQSNNNGKEDSLFTNALMTPPRSSTFLDTSLHKDLFGVISGTASPHTSSTPNINSVRHADSRGSLISTDSGNSLSEKNNDKGNSLDKNQPASTLGSTLLRCDKLDQAEIKSLLMCFLHVLKSMSEDALFTYWNKASSVDLMDFLTLVEVCLHQFRYMGKRYIARNQDGAGPVAHERKSQTLPVSRNRAGMMHARLQQLSSLDNSYTFNHTYSHSDADVLNQSLLEANIATEVCLTVLDTLSIFIMGFKTQLCSDHGHSPLMKKVFEVHLCFLRINQSETALKQVFTSLRTFIYKFPCTFFEGRADMCAAFCYEILKCCNSKLSSIRSDAAHLLYFLMKSNFDYTGRKSFVRTHLQVVIAVSQLIADVIGIGSTRFQQSLSIINNCANSDKTIKNTAFPSDVKDLTKRIRTVLMATAQMKEHERDPEMLVDLQYSLAKSYASTPELRKTWLDSMARIHVKNGDLSEAAMCYVHVAALVAEYLRRKVSSHASGMFKQGCSAFRVVTPNIDEEAAMMEDVGMQDVHFNEDVLMELLEECADGLWKAERYELISDIYKLIIPIYEKRRDFEKLAHLYDTLHRAYSKVTEVMHTGKRLLGTYFRVAFFGQGFFEDEDGKEYIYKEPKFTPLSEISQRLLKLYSDKFGQENVKMIQDSGRINPKDLDSKYAYIQVTHVTPYLEEKELVDRKTEFEKSHNIRRFVFEMPFTISGKKQGGVEEQCKRRTILTTTHCFPYVKKRIAVMYQHHTDLSPIEVAIDEMSKKVAEIKQLCSSSEVDMIRLQLKLQGSISVQVNAGPLAYARAFLDDAGAKKYPDNKVKQLKEVFRHFVEACGHGLGINERLIKEDQQEYHDEMKANYRDLARELSIIMREQISPVEDGMKSVLPDSLHIFNAISGTPTSATIQGIPSSSSVV, from the exons ataTCAATTTTGAGGCGGCAAGGGAGAACACTGTACCCCACCGTGCCTGAaaatgcagagagagaggcccAGAGCCTGTTTGTACAGGAG TGTATTAAGACCTACAAGTCTGACTGGCATGTCGTCAACTACAAATATGAAGACTATTCCGGAGACTTTCGACAGCTTCCTCA CAAAGTTTCCAGGCCTGATAAACTGGCAATCCATGTTTTTGAAGTGGATGAGGATGCCGACAAAGATGAG gaCGCGGCCTCCCTAGGATCCCAAAAAGGCGGCATTACCAAACATGGCTGGCTGTATAAAGGCAACATGAACAGTGCCATCAGCGTCACCATGAGG tcattcaaGAGGAGGTATTTTCACCTGACCCAGCTCGGGGACGGCTCCTACAATCTGAACTTTTACAAGGATGAGAAGATCTCCAAAGAGCCCAAAGGAACCATTTTCCTGGACTCCTGCATGGGGGTGGTTCAG AACAATAAGGTGCGGAGGTTTGCCTTTGAGCTTAAGATGCAGGATAAGAGCACCTACCTGCTGGCTGCTGACAGCGAAGGCGAGATGGAGGACTGGATCAACACACTCAACAAGATCTTGCACAGCAGCTTTGAGATTGCCATGCAGGAAAAGAGGAATGGAGACATTCATGAtg atGATGACCTTGGAAAGTCGGACAGCTCCTCTGGCAGTATGGACAGCTTTCAG aGCACCAGAGATATAGAGTCTAGGATGAGGAACGAGACCAGATTGAAGCTGTTCACCCTGGACCCTGACACACAG AAACTGGATTTCTCAGGAATAGAACCGGACGTGAAGCAGTTTGAGGAAAAGTTTGGCAAACGTGTTCTGGTGAACTGCAACGACCTCTCATTCAATCTGCAAAGCTGTGTGGCCGAGAACGAAGAGGGACCAACAACAAAC GTGGAGCCCTTCTATGTCACTCTGTCACTGTTCGATATCCAGAATGGGAGAAAGATCTCCTCAGACTTCCATGTGGACTTGAACCACCCATCTGTGAGGGGCATGGTGCCCAACAGCAGTCAGTATATGAATGGGGGAGGAGACACTCACTCTGAAGGGCAACGGTTGGCTCACGGAGTGTCAGAGGCAGCCATGCAGTATCCCAGACAG GGAGTGTTCTCAGTAACGTGCCCTCACCCTGATATCTTCCTGGTGGCTCGCATAGAAAAGGTGCTTCAAGGCGGGATCAACCACTGTGCCGAGCCGTACATGAAGAGTTCAGACTCCACAAAG GTGGCACAGAAGGTCCTGAAAAATGCCAAGCTGGCTTGTAGCCGGTTAGGCCAGTACAGAATGCCGTTTGCCTGGGCAGCAAG GCCTTTGTTCAAAGATGCTTCAGGGACGCTCGACAAAAGTGCTCGCTTCTCCGCTTTGTACAGACAGGACAGCAACAAGCTGTCCAATGATGATATGCTCAAACTGCTGGCTGATTTCAGGAA GCCAGAGAAAATGGCCAAGCTGCCGGTTATACTAGGAAACCTTGATGTTACCATTGACAGTGTAGCCCCTGACTTGACAA ATTGTGTTACCTCATCCTACATTCCTGTGAAGCAGTTTGATGTCAGCGAGAAGACCAAGATATTTTTCGAAGTGGAGGAGTTTGTGCCGTGCATAGCCAAATGTTCTCAGCCTTTCACCATCTACAACAATCACCTCTACGTCTACCCGAAGCACTTGAAGTATGACAGCCAGAAATCATTTGCAAAG GCTCGAAACATAGCCGTCTGCATCGAGTTCAGGGACTCAGATGATGAAGAGGCTGTCCCGCTGACG TGCATCTACGGCCGACCTGGAGGACCCTTGTTCACCAAAAATGCCTTTGCTGCAGTTTTACATCACCAGCACAACCCCGAGTTTTACGACGAG TTCAAGATTGAGCTGCCAACCCAGCTCCATGAGAAACACCATCTGCTCTTCACCTTCTACCATGTCAGCTGTGACAGCAACAGCAAGGCCAGCACCAAAAAGAGAGACCTGGTCGAAATGCAAG tGGGTTACGCCTGGCTCCCTTTGCTGAAGGACGGCCGGGTGATCATGAGTGAGAGTCAGGTCCCTGTGGCTGCCAACCTTCCCACCGGATACCTTGGCTGTCAGGAGGGTGCTGGCAAG caTTCCGGTCCTGAAGTCAAATGGGTGGATGGAGGAAAGCCTTTATTCAAGGTCTCAGCTCACCTTGTGTCCACTGTCTACACTCag GATCAGCATTTGCACAATTTCTTTCATCACTGTCAGAGCATAACATCCGCAGCCCAGGCATCAGGAGGAGAGCTGGTCAAGTACCTCAAG AGTCTGCATGCCATGGAGAGCCATGTGATGATCAAGTTCCTGCCCACCACCCTCAATCAGCTGTTTAGGGTGCTAACCAGTGCCACCCAAGAAGACGTGGCAGTCAATGTCACCAG AGTCATGATCCATATTGTTGCTCAGTGCCACGAGGAGGGGTTGGAACACTACCTGAGATCATATGTAAAg TTTGTATTCAAAACTGAGCCATACACGTCTTCCACCACTCGAACTGTGCACGAAGAGCTTGCTAAAGCCATGACGGCTATCCTGAAGCCTTCTACCGATTTCCTCACATGTAACAAGCTACTCAAG TACTCCTGGTATTTCTTTGAAGCCTTGGTCAAATCCATGGCTCAGTACTTGATTGAGAGCTGTAAAGTGAAG CTGTCCAGGAATCAGCGCTTCTCAGCATCTTTCCATCACACAGTGGAGACACTGGTGAACATGATGATGCCACACATCACGCAGAAGTACAAAGACAACCTGGATGCTGCCAGGAACGCCAACCACAGTCTGGCAGTCTTCATCAAG CGCTGTTTCAACCTGATGGACAGAGGATTTGTGttcaaacaaatcaacaactaCATCAACTGTTTCATGCCTGGAGACCCGAAG ACACTGTTTGAGTTCAAGTTTGAGTTCCTGCGGGTTGTGTGCAACCACGAGCACTACGTCCCACTAAACCTGCCCATGCCATTTGGGAAGGGAAGGATACTCAGATTTCAAG TTTTATTATCTTCATATGATACGGTGGAGTCAAACGATACTCCAGTAG ACCTCCAGCTGGATTACTCGCTGACAGATGACTTCTGTAAGAACCACTTCCTGGTTGGGCTGCTGCTCAGGGAAGTCAACGCAGCTCTGCAGGAGTTCAGGGAGATTCGTCAGATATCCATCCAGGTGTTGAAGAACCTGATgatgaaacacacatttgatgACCGCTACATGTCAAAG AGTCAGCAGGCCAGGTTGGCCACCCTCTACTTGCCCTTGTTTGGTCTGCTCCAGGAGAATGTCAACAGGCTGAATGTAAAGGAGGTGTCCCCGTTCCCCATCAGCCAATCCAACAAT AATGGAAAAGAAGATTCACTTTTTACCAACGCTTTGATGACACCTCCTCGGTCTAGCACCTTTCTGGACACCAGCCTACACAAAGACCTTTTTGGAGTCATCTCAGGCACTG CTTCACCTCACACGTCATCTACACCCAACATAAACTCTGTGCGCCACGCGGACTCTCGTGGCTCACTCATCAGCACTGATTCTGGGAACAGCCTGTCTGAGAAGAACAACGACAAGGGCAACTCTCTGGACAAG AACCAGCCGGCCTCCACCCTGGGCAGCACCCTGCTGCGCTGTGATAAACTGGACCAGGCGGAGATCAAGAGCCTCCTCATGTGTTTCTTACATGTGCTTAAAAGCATGTCTGAGG ATGCTCTGTTCACTTACTGGAACAAGGCTTCATCTGTGGATCTAATGGACTTCTTAACTCTAGTGGA AGTCTGCCTCCATCAGTTTAGATACATGGGAAAGAGATACATCGCAAG GAACCAGGATGGGGCAGGACCTGTAGCACATGAGCGGAAGTCTCAGACTCTGCCTGTGTCCCGTAACAGGGCAGGAATGATGCATGCCCGCTTACAGCAGCTCAGCAGCCTGGATAACTCATACACTTTTAACCACA CTTATAGTCACTCGGACGCTGACGTGTTAAATCAGTCCCTGCTAGAGGCCAACATCGCCACTGaagtgtgtctgactgtgctGGACACCCTAAGTATCTTCATCATGGGTTTCAAG ACGCAGCTGTGCTCTGACCATGGCCATAGTCCACTCATGAAGAAAGTGTTCGAAGTCCATCTCTGTTTTCTGCGGATCAACCAGTCAGAGACGGCCCTCAAGCAGGTCTTCACTTCACTTCGCACCTTTATTTACAAG TTTCCCTGCACATTCTTTGAAGGGCGTGCAGATATGTGTGCTGCATTTTGCTATGAGATCTTGAAGTGCTGTAACTCTAAGCTGAGCTCCATTCGGAGTGATGCAGCCCATCTGCTCTACTTCCTCATGAAGAGCAACTTTGACTACACGGGTCGCAAATCCTTTGTCCGGACACACTTACAG GTCGTGATTGCTGTCAGTCAGCTAATTGCTGATGTCATTGGTATCGGAAGTACCCGCTTCCAGCAGTCTCTGTCCATTATAAACAACTGTGCCAACAGTGACAAAACTATTAAG AACACAGCTTTCCCATCAGATGTGAAGGACCTTACCAAACGCATCAGGACGGTTTTGATGGCCACGGCTCAGATGAAGGAGCATGAGCGAGATCCAGAGATGCTGGTGGACCTGCAGTACAGCCTGGCCAAGTCTTATGCCAGCACACCCGAGCTACGCAAGACCTGGCTGGACAGCATGGCCCGAATCCACGTGAAGAACGGAGACCTGTCAGAG GCGGCGATGTGCTATGTACACGTGGCAGCACTTGTGGCTGAATACCTGCGGAGAAAAG TTTCATCTCATGCTTCAGGCATGTTCAAGCAGGGCTGCTCAGCTTTCCGTGTCGTGACTCCGAACATTGATGAGGAAGCGGCAATGATGGAGGATGTCGGCATGCAAGATGTCCACTTCAATGAA GACGTCCTAATGGAGCTTTTGGAGGAGTGTGCAGACGGACTGTGGAAAGCTGAGCGTTATGAGCTCATCTCTGACATCTACAAGCTCATAATCCCCATTTATGAGAAGCGTAGAGACTTTGAG AAACTGGCTCACCTCTATGACACACTGCATCGTGCGTACAGCAAAGTAACAGAGGTCATGCACACTGGCAAGAGATTGCTGGGCACCTACTTCAGAGTGGCTTTCTTTGGCCAG GGCTTCTTTGAGGATGAAGATGGTAAGGAGTATATTTACAAAGAGCCCAAATTTACCCCTCTGTCCGAGATATCTCAGAGGCTTCTGAAGTTGTACTCTGACAAGTTTGGACAGGAGAACGTGAAGATGATTCAGGACTCTGGAAGG ATTAATCCCAAAGACCTGGACTCTAAGTATGCATACATCCAAGTGACACACGTGACCCCTTacctggaggagaaggagctggTGGACAGGAAGACAGAATTTGAAAAGAGCCACAACATTCGTCGCTTTGTGTTTGAGATGCCTTTTACCATATCAGGCAAAAAGCAGGGCGGTGTGGAGGAGCAGTGCAAACGCAGGACTATACTAACCA CCACACATTGTTTCCCGTATGTAAAGAAACGCATTGCAGTCATGTATCAGCACCACACCGATCTGAGCCCCATCGAGGTGGCTATTGATGAGATGAGCAAGAAGGTGGCCGAGATCAAACAGCTCTGCTCCTCCAGTGAAGTTGACATGATCCGCCTGCAGCTCAAACTGCAGGGCAGCATCAGTGTCCAG GTGAATGCCGGACCTCTCGCCTACGCCCGAGCCTTTCTGGATGATGCAGGCGCAAAGAAGTACCCTgataacaaagtcaaacagttgAAAGAGGTTTTCAG GCATTTTGTGGAGGCATGTGGCCACGGCTTAGGCATCAATGAGCGACTAATCAAAGAGGACCAACAGGAGTATCATGATGAGATGAAAGCCAACTATAGAGACCTTGCCAGAGAGCTGTCTATCATCATGCGCGAGCAA